In one window of Primulina tabacum isolate GXHZ01 chromosome 8, ASM2559414v2, whole genome shotgun sequence DNA:
- the LOC142553774 gene encoding chaperone protein ClpD, chloroplastic isoform X1: MGLTSCSPPISAVNPTVRRRVSLFQGHRYCQKSVPFSPTSNCTTCCSSSTSDYFGGSLSLLRLSSRRTHPVSLKKSRRSFFVVSGIFEKFTERAIKAVMFSQREAKALGKDMVFTQHLLLGLMAEDRVSGGFLGSGITVEPAREAVQSLWPEDNGNVGTTGNVSQSETSATDVPFSSGAKRVFEAAVEYSRAMGYNFIAPEHIAIGLFTVDDGSVNRVLKRLGANANHLAAVAVSRLQGELAKEGREPPTSVFKRSQENSIPEKVTQTRSAEMGKEKKALDLFCVDLTTRASSGLIDPVIGREREIGRIVQILCRRTKSNPILLGEAGVGKTAIAEGLAINISDGNVPFFLMKKRVLSLDTGLLIAGAKERGELEGRVTMLIKEIKKSGNIILFIDEVHTLIGSGTVGRGNKGSGLDIANLLKPALGRSEMQCIASTTMDEFRLHFEKDKALARRFQPVLINEPSQEDAVQILLGLREKYESHHKCRYTLEAINAAVHLSARYIPDRYLPDKAIDLIDEAGSKARMEACKRRKEMRTSILSKSPSDYWKEIIAAQAMHEVSLESKVVENSDILRMEDDEKLKFESFLHPSLSDDESPVVGPEDIAAVASLWSGIPVKKLTADERMLLVGLDEQLKKRVVGQEEAVAAVSRAVKRSRVGLKDPDRPIAAMLFCGPTGVGKTELTKALSAIYFGSESSMLRLDMSEYMERHTVSKLIGSPPGYVGYGEGGTLTEAIRKQPFTVILLDEIEKAHPDIFNILLQLFEDGHLTDSQGRRVSFKNALVVMTSNIGSAAIAKGRQNSFGFFTDENSSTSYSGLKALVMEELKAYFRPELLNRIDEVVVFRSLEKPQMLKILDIMIREVKERLTLMGIGLEISEPVMDLICQQGYDRSYGARPLRRAVTLIIEDLLSESILSGDIKSGDIAVIQLDESGILVASNQKIQLSDTTTIL; the protein is encoded by the exons ATGGGATTGACGTCATGTTCTCCGCCAATCTCCGCCGTGAATCCAACTGTTCGCCGCCGTGTTTCTTTATTCCAGGGCCACCGTTATTGCCAAAAATCCGTCCCCTTTTCTCCTACGAGCAATTGCACGACTTGCTGCTCCTCTTCCACGTCGGATTATTTCGGGGGTTCATTGTCCCTACTCCGGCTATCGTCCCGCAGAACCCATCCAGTTTCTCTCAAGAAATCTAGGCGATCATTTTTTGTTGTTTCTGGTATCTTCGAGAAATTCACCGAAAGAGCGATTAAAGCGGTTATGTTCTCGCAGAGGGAAGCAAAAGCTTTAGGGAAAGATATGGTCTTTACCCAGCACCTTCTGCTAGGTCTTATGGCAGAGGATCGTGTCTCTGGAGGGTTTCTGGGTTCTGGTATTACTGTGGAACCTGCGAGAGAAGCTGTGCAGAGTTTGTGGCCGGAGGATAATGGGAACGTCGGGACAACCGGGAATGTTTCGCAATCCGAGACGTCTGCCACGGACGTGCCATTCTCCAGCGGCGCAAAACGGGTTTTTGAGGCTGCTGTTGAGTATTCAAGGGCTATGGGGTATAATTTCATTGCGCCGGAGCATATTGCCATTGGGTTGTTTACTGTTGATGATGGCAGTGTAAATCGTGTCTTGAAGAG ATTAGGGGCAAACGCAAATCATTTAGCAGCGGTAGCAGTCTCAAGGCTACAAGGGGAGCTTGCAAAAGAGGGAAGAGAACCACCTACCTCTGTGTTCAAGAGGTCACAAGAGAATAGCATTCCTGAGAAAGTCACTCAAACTAGATCAGCTGAAATGGGGAAAG AAAAAAAAGCCCTTGACCTATTCTGTGTGGATCTTACCACCCGTGCTAGCAGTGGACTCATCGATCCTGTGATTGGTCGTGAGAGGGAGATTGGGAGGATTGTTCAAATTCTGTGTCGAAGAACCAAAAGTAATCCAATTCTTCTTGGTGAAGCTGGGGTTGGTAAGACGGCTATTGCTGAAGGATTGGCAATAAATATTTCTGATGGAAATGTTCCCTTTTTCCTTATG AAAAAGCGTGTTCTGTCCTTGGATACAGGACTACTCATTGCAGGTGCGAAAGAAAGGGGGGAATTGGAAGGGCGTGTGACCATGCTAATTAAGGAGATTAAGAAGTCTG GGAATATTATCCTCTTCATTGATGAGGTCCATACTCTCATTGGTTCTGGCACTGTTGGACGAGGAAATAAAGGATCTGGGCTTGACATAGCTAATCTATTGAAGCCAGCACTTGGGCGCAGCGAAATGCAG TGTATTGCATCTACAACTATGGATGAATTCAGGTTGCACTTCGAGAAAGACAAAGCATTGGCCCGAAGATTCCAGCCTGTCTTGATTAATGAACCAAGCCAG GAAGATGCAGTTCAGATCCTGTTGGGTCTGCGTGAGAAGTACGAGTCCCATCACAAATGTAGATACACATTGGAGGCAATAAATGCTGCTGTGCATCTGTCTGCAAGATATATTCCCGATAGATATCTTCCTGATAAAGCTATTGATCTTATAGATGAGGCAGGAAGTAAAGCTCGTATGGAGGCATGCAAAAGGAGAAAGGAAATGCGaacttcaattctttcaaagtCACCAAGTGACTATTGGAAAGAAATTATAGCTGCACAGGCTATGCATGAAGTT TCACTCGAGTCAAAGGTGGTTGAAAACAGTGACATATTGAGGATGGAAGATGACGAGAAACTcaaatttgaatcttttttgCATCCCTCACTCTCAGATGATGA ATCTCCAGTGGTTGGTCCAGAGGACATAGCAGCTGTTGCTTCATTATGGTCGGGGATTCCAGTGAAGAAACTGACAGCTGATGAAAGAATGCTTCTGGTGGGCCTTGATGAACAGCTCAAGAAACGGGTCGTTGGTCAAGAAGAGGCTGTAGCTGCTGTTAGTCGTGCTGTGAAAAGATCCCGTGTTGGCTTGAAAGATCCAGATAGACCAATTGCTGCTATGCTCTTTTGTGGTCCAACTGGTGTTGGAAAAACTGAACTCACCAAAGCATTATCAGCAATTTACTTTGGTTCT GAATCATCCATGCTAAGATTGGACATGAGTGAATATATGGAGCGGCATACTGTAAGTAAGTTAATCGGCTCTCCCCCTGGTTACGTAGGTTATGGAGAAGGAGGTACTCTTACGGAAGCTATCAGAAAACAACCTTTTACGGTCATCTTGTTGGATGAGATTGAGAAGGCTCACCCAGATATATTCAACATTCTCCTGCAGTTGTTTGAAGATGGTCACCTAACAGATTCTCAG GGTCGAAGAGTATCATTTAAGAATGCACTTGTAGTAATGACGTCAAATATCGGATCAGCTGCCATAGCAAAGGGTAGGCAAAATTCCTTTGGTTTCTTTACGGATGAAAATAGCTCAACGTCATATTCTGGATTGAAAGCGTTAGTGATGGAGGAGCTGAAGGCATATTTCCGTCCCGAGTTACTTAACAGGATAGATGAAGTGGTGGTGTTCCGCTCTCTTGAGAAACCTCAG ATGCTCAAAATTCTTGATATAATGATACGTGAGGTAAAGGAACGTCTTACCTTGATGGGAATCGGTCTGGAGATATCGGAGCCAGTTATGGACTTGATATGCCAACAGGGTTATGACAGGAGCTATGGTGCACGACCTCTGAGGAGAGCCGTTACACTTATCATTGAAGATCTGTTGAGTGAATCCATACTTTCTGGGGATATCAAGTCAGGTGACATTGCTGTAATTCAACTAGATGAGTCCGGAATTCTGGTTGCGAGTAACCAAAAAATCCAATTATCTGATACCACCACCATATTGTAG
- the LOC142553774 gene encoding chaperone protein ClpD, chloroplastic isoform X2: protein MGLTSCSPPISAVNPTVRRRVSLFQGHRYCQKSVPFSPTSNCTTCCSSSTSDYFGGSLSLLRLSSRRTHPVSLKKSRRSFFVVSGIFEKFTERAIKAVMFSQREAKALGKDMVFTQHLLLGLMAEDRVSGGFLGSGITVEPAREAVQSLWPEDNGNVGTTGNVSQSETSATDVPFSSGAKRVFEAAVEYSRAMGYNFIAPEHIAIGLFTVDDGSVNRVLKRLGANANHLAAVAVSRLQGELAKEGREPPTSVFKRSQENSIPEKVTQTRSAEMGKEKKALDLFCVDLTTRASSGLIDPVIGREREIGRIVQILCRRTKSNPILLGEAGVGKTAIAEGLAINISDGNVPFFLMKKRVLSLDTGLLIAGAKERGELEGRVTMLIKEIKKSGNIILFIDEVHTLIGSGTVGRGNKGSGLDIANLLKPALGRSEMQCIASTTMDEFRLHFEKDKALARRFQPVLINEPSQEDAVQILLGLREKYESHHKCRYTLEAINAAVHLSARYIPDRYLPDKAIDLIDEAGSKARMEACKRRKEMRTSILSKSPSDYWKEIIAAQAMHESLESKVVENSDILRMEDDEKLKFESFLHPSLSDDESPVVGPEDIAAVASLWSGIPVKKLTADERMLLVGLDEQLKKRVVGQEEAVAAVSRAVKRSRVGLKDPDRPIAAMLFCGPTGVGKTELTKALSAIYFGSESSMLRLDMSEYMERHTVSKLIGSPPGYVGYGEGGTLTEAIRKQPFTVILLDEIEKAHPDIFNILLQLFEDGHLTDSQGRRVSFKNALVVMTSNIGSAAIAKGRQNSFGFFTDENSSTSYSGLKALVMEELKAYFRPELLNRIDEVVVFRSLEKPQMLKILDIMIREVKERLTLMGIGLEISEPVMDLICQQGYDRSYGARPLRRAVTLIIEDLLSESILSGDIKSGDIAVIQLDESGILVASNQKIQLSDTTTIL, encoded by the exons ATGGGATTGACGTCATGTTCTCCGCCAATCTCCGCCGTGAATCCAACTGTTCGCCGCCGTGTTTCTTTATTCCAGGGCCACCGTTATTGCCAAAAATCCGTCCCCTTTTCTCCTACGAGCAATTGCACGACTTGCTGCTCCTCTTCCACGTCGGATTATTTCGGGGGTTCATTGTCCCTACTCCGGCTATCGTCCCGCAGAACCCATCCAGTTTCTCTCAAGAAATCTAGGCGATCATTTTTTGTTGTTTCTGGTATCTTCGAGAAATTCACCGAAAGAGCGATTAAAGCGGTTATGTTCTCGCAGAGGGAAGCAAAAGCTTTAGGGAAAGATATGGTCTTTACCCAGCACCTTCTGCTAGGTCTTATGGCAGAGGATCGTGTCTCTGGAGGGTTTCTGGGTTCTGGTATTACTGTGGAACCTGCGAGAGAAGCTGTGCAGAGTTTGTGGCCGGAGGATAATGGGAACGTCGGGACAACCGGGAATGTTTCGCAATCCGAGACGTCTGCCACGGACGTGCCATTCTCCAGCGGCGCAAAACGGGTTTTTGAGGCTGCTGTTGAGTATTCAAGGGCTATGGGGTATAATTTCATTGCGCCGGAGCATATTGCCATTGGGTTGTTTACTGTTGATGATGGCAGTGTAAATCGTGTCTTGAAGAG ATTAGGGGCAAACGCAAATCATTTAGCAGCGGTAGCAGTCTCAAGGCTACAAGGGGAGCTTGCAAAAGAGGGAAGAGAACCACCTACCTCTGTGTTCAAGAGGTCACAAGAGAATAGCATTCCTGAGAAAGTCACTCAAACTAGATCAGCTGAAATGGGGAAAG AAAAAAAAGCCCTTGACCTATTCTGTGTGGATCTTACCACCCGTGCTAGCAGTGGACTCATCGATCCTGTGATTGGTCGTGAGAGGGAGATTGGGAGGATTGTTCAAATTCTGTGTCGAAGAACCAAAAGTAATCCAATTCTTCTTGGTGAAGCTGGGGTTGGTAAGACGGCTATTGCTGAAGGATTGGCAATAAATATTTCTGATGGAAATGTTCCCTTTTTCCTTATG AAAAAGCGTGTTCTGTCCTTGGATACAGGACTACTCATTGCAGGTGCGAAAGAAAGGGGGGAATTGGAAGGGCGTGTGACCATGCTAATTAAGGAGATTAAGAAGTCTG GGAATATTATCCTCTTCATTGATGAGGTCCATACTCTCATTGGTTCTGGCACTGTTGGACGAGGAAATAAAGGATCTGGGCTTGACATAGCTAATCTATTGAAGCCAGCACTTGGGCGCAGCGAAATGCAG TGTATTGCATCTACAACTATGGATGAATTCAGGTTGCACTTCGAGAAAGACAAAGCATTGGCCCGAAGATTCCAGCCTGTCTTGATTAATGAACCAAGCCAG GAAGATGCAGTTCAGATCCTGTTGGGTCTGCGTGAGAAGTACGAGTCCCATCACAAATGTAGATACACATTGGAGGCAATAAATGCTGCTGTGCATCTGTCTGCAAGATATATTCCCGATAGATATCTTCCTGATAAAGCTATTGATCTTATAGATGAGGCAGGAAGTAAAGCTCGTATGGAGGCATGCAAAAGGAGAAAGGAAATGCGaacttcaattctttcaaagtCACCAAGTGACTATTGGAAAGAAATTATAGCTGCACAGGCTATGCATGAA TCACTCGAGTCAAAGGTGGTTGAAAACAGTGACATATTGAGGATGGAAGATGACGAGAAACTcaaatttgaatcttttttgCATCCCTCACTCTCAGATGATGA ATCTCCAGTGGTTGGTCCAGAGGACATAGCAGCTGTTGCTTCATTATGGTCGGGGATTCCAGTGAAGAAACTGACAGCTGATGAAAGAATGCTTCTGGTGGGCCTTGATGAACAGCTCAAGAAACGGGTCGTTGGTCAAGAAGAGGCTGTAGCTGCTGTTAGTCGTGCTGTGAAAAGATCCCGTGTTGGCTTGAAAGATCCAGATAGACCAATTGCTGCTATGCTCTTTTGTGGTCCAACTGGTGTTGGAAAAACTGAACTCACCAAAGCATTATCAGCAATTTACTTTGGTTCT GAATCATCCATGCTAAGATTGGACATGAGTGAATATATGGAGCGGCATACTGTAAGTAAGTTAATCGGCTCTCCCCCTGGTTACGTAGGTTATGGAGAAGGAGGTACTCTTACGGAAGCTATCAGAAAACAACCTTTTACGGTCATCTTGTTGGATGAGATTGAGAAGGCTCACCCAGATATATTCAACATTCTCCTGCAGTTGTTTGAAGATGGTCACCTAACAGATTCTCAG GGTCGAAGAGTATCATTTAAGAATGCACTTGTAGTAATGACGTCAAATATCGGATCAGCTGCCATAGCAAAGGGTAGGCAAAATTCCTTTGGTTTCTTTACGGATGAAAATAGCTCAACGTCATATTCTGGATTGAAAGCGTTAGTGATGGAGGAGCTGAAGGCATATTTCCGTCCCGAGTTACTTAACAGGATAGATGAAGTGGTGGTGTTCCGCTCTCTTGAGAAACCTCAG ATGCTCAAAATTCTTGATATAATGATACGTGAGGTAAAGGAACGTCTTACCTTGATGGGAATCGGTCTGGAGATATCGGAGCCAGTTATGGACTTGATATGCCAACAGGGTTATGACAGGAGCTATGGTGCACGACCTCTGAGGAGAGCCGTTACACTTATCATTGAAGATCTGTTGAGTGAATCCATACTTTCTGGGGATATCAAGTCAGGTGACATTGCTGTAATTCAACTAGATGAGTCCGGAATTCTGGTTGCGAGTAACCAAAAAATCCAATTATCTGATACCACCACCATATTGTAG
- the LOC142553775 gene encoding protein FRIGIDA-like, whose protein sequence is METDTVSLRSPAPPPLLGTFPPPEHAEQEIEYPLIYTLPQPQELLSPLTEESPVNFINSLTELKGLSSAITAFNQCYEELQNHLESIKTAILSRLPSETNNISTLPLSIGELPNSAAGEEMQNKQREEDKTPLSELEKLCKTMCSRDVKKYLIGKLSNIDKLRQDVPKALKLAPNPSKLVLECLGRFFLQGRKAYTKNSPMIPAREASVLILECFLLMMGMADDDGSLMIDKGVKEEAENVAVAWRKRLLSEGGLAKASEIDARGLLLFLSCFGILNKFKRDDIRDLVVAGNVKEILGVLQKSRELMDKIPEMVEWFIKNRKELDAVDLVYTFGLVETFNPQSILISFLRESKENGKRIRKAAMGSAAATLEANEKQLAPLRAIVERLERYEINPSKLLPGWQILQKISSLEKDIANFDSKQGEKGNKRRSTETDTSRKMRIQEAKRVRFTSHGPQHNGLDHVDGLPSHIYNYSVTPSVVYGGPGAGLIPENMLPPADVLANHGGVLSTSSYASVHGQVVNHGAQPHSWHVDAALIEKYAAQPSSLDLTSLYRASTSAQDFAGNLNAGPGTRSTASDLYQFADSVVESGSYLGSVSRSVGAATNTLPAPSLTPAHRSSYLY, encoded by the exons ATGGAGACGGACACGGTCAGCTTAAGATCGCCAGCGCCGCCGCCGCTGCTGGGAACATTTCCCCCTCCCGAGCATGCAGAGCAAGAAATTGAATACCCTCTCATCTACACACTTCCGCAACCCCAAGAATTACTATCTCCCCTGACAGAGGAATCGCCAGTTAACTTCATCAATTCGCTCACCGAACTGAAAGGCTTAAGCTCGGCCATCACCGCTTTCAACCAATGCTATGAAGAACTCCAGAACCATCTCGAATCGATCAAAACTGCGATCTTGTCGAGACTGCCCTCGGAGACTAATAATATTTCAACCCTACCCCTCTCAATTGGAGAGCTTCCTAATTCGGCCGCGGGAGAAGAAATGCAGAATAAACAACGGGAGGAGGATAAGACCCCTTTATCTGAACTCGAGAAGCTATGCAAAACGATGTGTAGCAGGGACGTTAAGAAGTACTTAATTGGTAAACTCTCTAATATTGATAAGCTCCGTCAAGATGTACCCAAGGCACTGAAACTGGCTCCGAACCCTTCAAAATTAGTTTTAGAGTGTTTGGGTAGGTTCTTTTTGCAGGGGCGTAAGGCGTATACTAAGAATTCCCCTATGATTCCAGCCCGCGAAGCATCAGTTTTAATATTGGAGTGCTTTTTGTTGATGATGGGGATGGCTGATGATGATGGCTCATTGATGATTGATAAGGGTGTAAAAGAGGAGGCAGAGAATGTGGCAGTTGCATGGCGGAAGAGGTTGTTGTCTGAAGGGGGTTTGGCTAAGGCTAGTGAGATCGATGCACGTGGTCTTTTGTTGTTTCTCTCCTGTTTTGGAATACTGAATAAATTTAAGAGGGATGATATTCGAGATTTGGTGGTGGCCGGTAATGTCAAGGAGATATTGGGTGTGCTCCAGAAGTCTCGTGAGCTGATGGATAAAATTCCAG AGATGGTGGAGTGGTTCATAAAGAATAGAAAGGAACTGGATGCCGTGGATTTGGTGTATACCTTTGGGCTTGTTGAGACGTTTAATCCTCAATCAATTCTAATATCGTTTCTAAGAGAATCGAAAGAAAACGGAAAAAGGATAAGAAAAGCAGCGATGGGTTCAGCTGCTGCGACG CTTGAAGCAAACGAGAAGCAATTAGCCCCTCTGCGAGCTATCGTAGAGCGTTTGGAAAGATACGAGATTAACCCTTCGAAGCTTCTTCCTGGATGGCAAATTCTTCAAAAGATCTCAAGTTTAGAAAAAGATATCGCAAATTTTGATAGTAAGCAAGGAGAAAAAGGGAATAAAAGGAGGTCGACCGAAACCGATACATCAAGAAAGATGAGAATTCAAGAAGCAAAACGAGTTCGTTTTACTAGCCATGGTCCACAACATAATGGTCTGGATCATGTTGATGGTCTTCCTAGTCACATCTATAATTATTCTGTTACCCCATCTGTGGTGTACGGTGGACCTGGTGCAGGCTTAATACCAGAAAATATGCTTCCACCTGCCGACGTATTAGCAAACCATGGTGGTGTCCTTTCAACAAGTTCGTATGCTTCGGTTCACGGGCAAGTAGTAAATCATGGTGCTCAGCCACACTCATGGCATGTGGATGCAGCCTTGATCGAAAAATACGCCGCCCAACCTTCGTCACTTGACCTTACCAGTCTGTACCGGGCATCAACATCTGCCCAAGACTTTGCAGGAAATCTAAATGCTGGTCCTGGAACTCGAAGTACTGCCTCTGATCTTTACCAGTTTGCTGATTCAGTTGTGGAGAGTGGGTCGTATCTGGGAAGCGTTTCTCGCAGTGTTGGTGCTGCTACTAATACTTTGCCTGCCCCTAGCCTGACCCCTGCCCATCGTTCCTCGTATTTATACTGA